From the Gasterosteus aculeatus chromosome 13, fGasAcu3.hap1.1, whole genome shotgun sequence genome, one window contains:
- the golga1 gene encoding golgin subfamily A member 1 isoform X2 — protein MFAKLKKKIAEEAATAPRGGVRIPRTISKESIASVGADSGDDFASDGSSSRDDLPAQLLRRNDQIRKLEAKLSDYAEQLRIMQKTKEKLEIALEKHQDSSIKKLQDQNECHQASRAKMAEGMALALEKKEQDWMEKMTGVEKEKASLAARVEEMMQHSVALFQKRDDRDELEGFQQQELAKLKHMLLKKEEELSQRDLQLQLKEAEVQSAKQGLLEARRKLQTLEQQHEESCSLNSGLEIEREELLLLREEADQRIRELQSVLQQVSEDFQKSQRVVSTLETSLQALQTEHDALKLHQQKAAVTEVDKERLLSDLQKKVTSLERRLQGNLSQDDHLQELLHECGLEQSLEVTRAELLQVRTDHADTVSSLETQLSRMSCSLTELQNLLRHKDDSSRAYRERTDTQIASLEQNVQESDERLKSAERHATEKQRHVDKLQAEWSAEKAFLDQQVCLLQQQSQEEARRLEDSVRSLQTERQRLHDRLADLDQQRDEVNSALSQRTEELEQSRAELNCRQTVSTEIAKALEESRRQKEELQTQVGELTTSLQTSLQDLSTATEKLALSEEDVQTLQKEVQCQQAAAVQLQEKVEQQRAQLEQMELDKESQLINQTQQLDSCQARISYLEVEVETLTEQLRGPEVCEEDHNGSVTLDDLDHIQKVNRELEQQLSDKNKTIKQLQQRLAELKRTLQKELKLKPEAETEGKEKFSESRAEKAERVCPDPLPTSTLSPPTSKTTVTNTSDLNDSREINFEYLKHVVLKFMSSREAEAFQLIRAVSVLLNFTREEEDMLKQTLEYKMSWFGSKPSPKGTIRPSVSGPSTQWS, from the exons ATGTTCGCCAAGCTGAAAAAGAAGATCGCAGAGGAGGCGGCCACAGCACCTCGGGGTGGCGTCCGTATACCACGCACCATCAGCAAGGAGTCCATCGCCTCCGTGGGGGCCGACTCGGGAGACGACTTT gccTCTGATGgcagcagctccagggacgACCTCCCTGCTCAGCTTCTCAGAAGGAATGACCAGATCCGGAAGCTGGAGGCCAAGCTCTCAG ACTATGCTGAGCAGCTGCGAATTATGCAGAAGACCAAGGAGAAGCTTGAAATTGCATTAGAAAAGCATCAGGATT CATCCATAAAGAAACTTCAGGACCAGAACGAGTGTCACCAGGCCAGCAGAGCCAAGATGGCGGAGGGGATGGCTCTAGCTCtggagaagaaggagcag GATTGGATGGAGAAGATGACTGGCGTGGAAAAG gagaAGGCTTCCCTGGCAGCCCGGGTAGAGGAGATGATGCAGCACAGCGTAGCACTCTTCCAGAAAAGGGATGACCGCGATGAACTGGAAGGCTTTCAGCAGCAGGAGCTGGCTAAACTTAAACATATG TTgctgaagaaggaggaggagctgagtcAGCGGGATCTGCAGCTCCAGCTGAAGGAAGCTGAAGTTCAGTCGGCAAAGCAAGGGCTGTTGGAGGCGAGGAGGAAACTCCAGACTCTGGAACAGCAGCACGAGGAGAGCTGCAGTCTCAACTCCGGGCTTGAGATAGAGCG agaggagctgctgctgctcagagaGGAAGCAGACCAGCGGATCCGTGAGCTGCAGTCGGTCCTCCAGCAGGTCTCTGAAGACTTCCAGAAG TCACAGCGCGTGGTGTCCACGTTGGAGACGTCCCTGCAGGCATTACAGACGGAGCATGACGCCCTGAAGTTGCATCAGCAAAAG GCCGCTGTAACGGAGGTGGACAAGGAGCGCTTGTTATCGGACCTTCAGAAGAAAGTGACGTCCCTGGAGAGACGGCTCCAGGGGAACCTGAGCCAGGACGACCATCTACAGGAGCTTCTCCATGAG TGCGGCTTGGAGCAAAGTCTGGAGGTGACCAGagcggagctgctgcaggttcGGACCGACCACGCTGACACCGTCAGCTCTCTGGAGACTCAG CTATCCAGAATGAGCTGCAGCCTTACTGAGCTGCAGAACCTCCTCCGACACAAGGACGACTCGTCCAGAGCCTACAGGGAGAGGACGGACACGCAG ATAGCTAGTTTGGAGCAGAATGTGCAAGAGAGTGATGAGAGGCTGAAGAGTGCCGAGCGCCACGCCACAGAGAAACAGCGGCACGTGGATAAACTG CAAGCGGAGTGGAGTGCAGAGAAGGCCTTTCTGGACCAGCAGGTGTGTTTGCTTCAGCAGCAGAGCCAGGAAGAGGCCCGCCGCCTGGAGGACAGCGTCCGCTCGTTACAGACTGAAAGACAGAGGCTGCACGACAGACTG GCTGATCTGGATCAGCAGAGGGACGAGGTAAACTCCGCCCTCAGTCAGCGGACAGAAGAGCTGGAGCAGAGCCGG GCGGAGCTGAACTGTCGGCAGACTGTGAGCACAGAAATTGCCAAAGCACTAGAAGAAAGCAGGCGCCAGAAGGAGGAGCTGCAAACGCAG GTTGGAGAGCTCACCACATCGCTACAGACCTCCCTGCAGGACCTTTCCACGGCCACTGAGAAGCTAGCACTGAGCGAGGAAGACGTGCAAACGCTCCAgaagg AGGTGCAGTGTCAGCAGGCAGCAGcggtgcagctgcaggagaaggtgGAGCAGCAGCGCGCCCAGCTGGAGCAGATGGAGCTGGACAAAGAGTCACAGCTGATCAACCAGACGCAGCAGCTGGACAGCTGCCAGGCGCGg ATCTCATACCTGGAGGTCGAAGTGGAAACCTTAACGGAGCAGCTGCGCGGCCCTGAGGTGTGCGAGGAGGATCACAACGGCAGTGTGACGCTGGATGACCTGGATCACATTCAGAAGGTCAACAGAGAGCTCGAACAGCAGCTCTCTGACAAGAATAAG accatcaagcagctgcagcagagactggCGGAACTGAAGAGGACACTGCAGAAGGAACTG AAGCTAAAGCCTGAGGCAGAAACTGAAGGGAAGGAGAAATTTTCCGAAAGCAGAGCAGAAAAAGCAGAGAGGGTTTGTCCTGACCCGCTCCCAACATCTACCCTCAGCCCCCCGACCTCCAAGACCACGGTGACCAACACCTCAGACCTCAACGACTCGCGAGAAATCAACTTTGAGTATCTCAAACACGTCGTACTCAAATTTATGTCCTCCAGAGAAGCTGAG GCGTTCCAGCTAATACGAGCCGTGTCTGTGCTGCTGAACTTcacccgggaggaggaggacatgttGAAACAAACGCTGGAGTATAAG atGTCCTGGTTTGGATCCAAGCCTTCTCCAAAGGGGACCATCCGCCCTTCAGTCTCAGGCCCTTCCACTCAGTGGAGCTGA
- the golga1 gene encoding golgin subfamily A member 1 isoform X6 has translation MFAKLKKKIAEEAATAPRGGVRIPRTISKESIASVGADSGDDFASDGSSSRDDLPAQLLRRNDQIRKLEAKLSASIKKLQDQNECHQASRAKMAEGMALALEKKEQDWMEKMTGVEKLLKKEEELSQRDLQLQLKEAEVQSAKQGLLEARRKLQTLEQQHEESCSLNSGLEIEREELLLLREEADQRIRELQSVLQQVSEDFQKSQRVVSTLETSLQALQTEHDALKLHQQKAAVTEVDKERLLSDLQKKVTSLERRLQGNLSQDDHLQELLHEKCGLEQSLEVTRAELLQVRTDHADTVSSLETQLSRMSCSLTELQNLLRHKDDSSRAYRERTDTQIASLEQNVQESDERLKSAERHATEKQRHVDKLQAEWSAEKAFLDQQVCLLQQQSQEEARRLEDSVRSLQTERQRLHDRLADLDQQRDEVNSALSQRTEELEQSRAELNCRQTVSTEIAKALEESRRQKEELQTQVGELTTSLQTSLQDLSTATEKLALSEEDVQTLQKEVQCQQAAAVQLQEKVEQQRAQLEQMELDKESQLINQTQQLDSCQARISYLEVEVETLTEQLRGPEVCEEDHNGSVTLDDLDHIQKVNRELEQQLSDKNKTIKQLQQRLAELKRTLQKELKLKPEAETEGKEKFSESRAEKAERVCPDPLPTSTLSPPTSKTTVTNTSDLNDSREINFEYLKHVVLKFMSSREAEAFQLIRAVSVLLNFTREEEDMLKQTLEYKMSWFGSKPSPKGTIRPSVSGPSTQWS, from the exons ATGTTCGCCAAGCTGAAAAAGAAGATCGCAGAGGAGGCGGCCACAGCACCTCGGGGTGGCGTCCGTATACCACGCACCATCAGCAAGGAGTCCATCGCCTCCGTGGGGGCCGACTCGGGAGACGACTTT gccTCTGATGgcagcagctccagggacgACCTCCCTGCTCAGCTTCTCAGAAGGAATGACCAGATCCGGAAGCTGGAGGCCAAGCTCTCAG CATCCATAAAGAAACTTCAGGACCAGAACGAGTGTCACCAGGCCAGCAGAGCCAAGATGGCGGAGGGGATGGCTCTAGCTCtggagaagaaggagcag GATTGGATGGAGAAGATGACTGGCGTGGAAAAG TTgctgaagaaggaggaggagctgagtcAGCGGGATCTGCAGCTCCAGCTGAAGGAAGCTGAAGTTCAGTCGGCAAAGCAAGGGCTGTTGGAGGCGAGGAGGAAACTCCAGACTCTGGAACAGCAGCACGAGGAGAGCTGCAGTCTCAACTCCGGGCTTGAGATAGAGCG agaggagctgctgctgctcagagaGGAAGCAGACCAGCGGATCCGTGAGCTGCAGTCGGTCCTCCAGCAGGTCTCTGAAGACTTCCAGAAG TCACAGCGCGTGGTGTCCACGTTGGAGACGTCCCTGCAGGCATTACAGACGGAGCATGACGCCCTGAAGTTGCATCAGCAAAAG GCCGCTGTAACGGAGGTGGACAAGGAGCGCTTGTTATCGGACCTTCAGAAGAAAGTGACGTCCCTGGAGAGACGGCTCCAGGGGAACCTGAGCCAGGACGACCATCTACAGGAGCTTCTCCATGAG AAGTGCGGCTTGGAGCAAAGTCTGGAGGTGACCAGagcggagctgctgcaggttcGGACCGACCACGCTGACACCGTCAGCTCTCTGGAGACTCAG CTATCCAGAATGAGCTGCAGCCTTACTGAGCTGCAGAACCTCCTCCGACACAAGGACGACTCGTCCAGAGCCTACAGGGAGAGGACGGACACGCAG ATAGCTAGTTTGGAGCAGAATGTGCAAGAGAGTGATGAGAGGCTGAAGAGTGCCGAGCGCCACGCCACAGAGAAACAGCGGCACGTGGATAAACTG CAAGCGGAGTGGAGTGCAGAGAAGGCCTTTCTGGACCAGCAGGTGTGTTTGCTTCAGCAGCAGAGCCAGGAAGAGGCCCGCCGCCTGGAGGACAGCGTCCGCTCGTTACAGACTGAAAGACAGAGGCTGCACGACAGACTG GCTGATCTGGATCAGCAGAGGGACGAGGTAAACTCCGCCCTCAGTCAGCGGACAGAAGAGCTGGAGCAGAGCCGG GCGGAGCTGAACTGTCGGCAGACTGTGAGCACAGAAATTGCCAAAGCACTAGAAGAAAGCAGGCGCCAGAAGGAGGAGCTGCAAACGCAG GTTGGAGAGCTCACCACATCGCTACAGACCTCCCTGCAGGACCTTTCCACGGCCACTGAGAAGCTAGCACTGAGCGAGGAAGACGTGCAAACGCTCCAgaagg AGGTGCAGTGTCAGCAGGCAGCAGcggtgcagctgcaggagaaggtgGAGCAGCAGCGCGCCCAGCTGGAGCAGATGGAGCTGGACAAAGAGTCACAGCTGATCAACCAGACGCAGCAGCTGGACAGCTGCCAGGCGCGg ATCTCATACCTGGAGGTCGAAGTGGAAACCTTAACGGAGCAGCTGCGCGGCCCTGAGGTGTGCGAGGAGGATCACAACGGCAGTGTGACGCTGGATGACCTGGATCACATTCAGAAGGTCAACAGAGAGCTCGAACAGCAGCTCTCTGACAAGAATAAG accatcaagcagctgcagcagagactggCGGAACTGAAGAGGACACTGCAGAAGGAACTG AAGCTAAAGCCTGAGGCAGAAACTGAAGGGAAGGAGAAATTTTCCGAAAGCAGAGCAGAAAAAGCAGAGAGGGTTTGTCCTGACCCGCTCCCAACATCTACCCTCAGCCCCCCGACCTCCAAGACCACGGTGACCAACACCTCAGACCTCAACGACTCGCGAGAAATCAACTTTGAGTATCTCAAACACGTCGTACTCAAATTTATGTCCTCCAGAGAAGCTGAG GCGTTCCAGCTAATACGAGCCGTGTCTGTGCTGCTGAACTTcacccgggaggaggaggacatgttGAAACAAACGCTGGAGTATAAG atGTCCTGGTTTGGATCCAAGCCTTCTCCAAAGGGGACCATCCGCCCTTCAGTCTCAGGCCCTTCCACTCAGTGGAGCTGA